CAGGTGCTGGTAATGATGAAGTCGATGTTCCCTTTGGTAGTAATCTAGCAGGAGACAACCGCATCTTTACTGGTAGCGGTGCAGATGTTATCTATGTGGGCGATCGCGATCGCTCTTTTGGTGGTAGTGGCAATGATGAAATAGACGCTACAGATGCTACTGACTACCGTCTCTCTGGTGGTGCTGGAAATGATATCTTCTACCTGGGTGCAGATGGTCGTGCTTTAGGTGGTGATGGTAATGATCAATTCTATGTCCAAGAAGGTGGCGGAAATTTAATTTCCGGTGGTGCTGGTGCTGACCAATTCTGGATCGTGACTGGAGATTTACCTGCTACTGCTAATACCATCGTTGACTTTGAGATGGGTACTGATGTTTTAGGTATTAGCGGTCAAGGTGCTGGTTTTGATTTCAGCGACCTAACTTTGAGCGGTGACAGCATTATGATTGGTGCAACAACCGTGGCTATGTTGAATGGAATGAATACGACTGGTTTGACTGCTGCTAATTTCGCTTTTGTTTAGTAAAAGACAGCATTCATAAAGACAGCATTCATTTTAAATTTTTGACTTTTAAAAGGTCTCAGATCCTCGATTTCTCTAAGAAGTCGGGGATCTTATTTTTTTAACTAACCACAGAGGCACAGAGAACACAGAGAGAAGAAAAAAATGCTTAATTTTTAATGCTTAATTTTTAAAGTTAATTATGAACTATGATTTATTTTAACCTTTTGTTTTACCTAAGTTATTTCTATCTTAATCTTTTTATGAAAATATCACTTATTGGTACTTGTTAAAGTTTCTCATTGTGCTTTTTTAGTGAGTGAATACTGAGAAATTTAATAGTACCCAAAAGTAAAAATCAAAAACATCAAAAACAGAGATATTAAATATATGGTTCAAAATGTTGAATTGATTGGTTTTTCTTCTCTCCCTGCTGATAGTTTTGCTGAGGGTCCAGAATCAGGAAATGGTATTTCTGGTAATGGTAGAACCGGACCCTTTCCCGGACAGCCAATACAAGGTTTTAGCGGTGTACAATTTGCAGATGATAAGAGTTTTTATTTTCTGTCAGATAATGGTTATGGGGCAAAAAACAATAGTGCAGATTATTTACTGCGTATCCATCGGGTAGATCCTAATTTTCAGGGGACAGAAAATGGTGACGGTACTGTTAATACTTTAGGTTTCATTCAACTTTCTGACCCTGATAATAAAATTCCGTTTTCAATCGTTAATGAAGGAACTACGGCAAGATTATTAACTGGTGCAGACTTTGATATTGAATCATTTGTGATTGCCAAAGATGGTTCAATCTGGATTGGTGAAGAATTTGGTCCTTATCTATTACATTTTGATGCTACTGGCAAATTGTTAGATGCACCTATTCCTACACCTAACACAATCACACTTAATACATTAACTGGTGAAGCGCCAATTGTCATTGGACACAGAGGTGCTAGTGGTGAACTACCAGAACATACTCTGGGATCTTATAAGTTAGCAATTGAACAAGGTGCAGACTTCATTGAACCAGACTTGGTTTCTACTAAGGATGGTGTGTTAATTGCCCGTCATGAACCAATGCTTGATGACACTACCAACGTAGCAGAAGTTTTTGGTGCAGACCGCAAAACTACCAAGATGCTGGATGGTGTAGAAGTCACTGCTTATTTTGCTTCTGACTTTACTTTAGCAGAAATCAAAACACTAAAGGCAAAAATGCCTCAAGGTTTCCGCACTCAAGTGTTTAATGATTTGTATGAAATTCCTACTTTTGCGGAAATCATTGAATTGGTTAAACAGGTAGAACTAGATACAGGTCGCAAAATTGGCATCTATCCAGAAACTAAACATCCAACTTTCCACGATAATCTGAATCTATCTTTAGAAGAACCGCTGTTAGCAACTTTAGAAGCAGCAGATTTTACTGATCCTAGTCGGGTGTTTATCCAATCTTTTGAAGTTGCTAACCTCAAAGAACTGAATGGCAAAACGGATATCCCTCTAGTTCAATTATTAGATGCTTATGATGTCAATCTTGATGGTTCTCTGCAAGAAGTTCAACCTTATGATTTCGTGGTTAGCGGTGATATCCGCACCTATGCAAACTTACGAACAGTCGCAGGTTTAGCAGAAATTGCTACCTATGCGGATGGTATTGGCCCCTGGAAACGGATGATTGTTTCTGTCAAGGGTGTGGATGCTAATAATGATGGTGTAGCGGATGATGTCAATGGTGATGGTGCAGTTAACGATGCTGATAAAACTCTAACTGCCCCTACTACTTTAGTCCAAGATGCCCATGCTGTGGGTTTGCTGGTACATCCCTACACCTTCCGTAATGAAGGACGCTATTTAGCTTCAGATTATAATGGCAACCCAGCGGAAGAATTTAAACAGTTGATCAATTTGGGTGTTGATGGCTATTTTACCGATTTTCCAGGTACAGGTGACTTAGCACGCGACCAAATTACCAGTTCATTTGTAAGATCGCCCCAAAACCCTGATGTTCTAGCTAAAACCGAGTTTAACACCTTAGATGGTAATGCACCTTTAGTAATTGGTCACAGAGGTGCAAGTGGTTCACGTCCAGAACATACCTTAGCAGCTTACAAATTAGCGATCGCAGATGGGGCAGATTTTATTGAACCTGATTTGGTAGCTACCAAAGACGGAATTTTGATCGCACGTCATGAAAACGCCTTAGCAATTCTCAACGCTGATGGTACAATCAACCGCACGGACACCAGCACTGATATTGCTACCCGTCCAGAATTTGCAGACCGTTTCACCACCAAAATCATTGATGGTCGTACTATCAGAGGTTGGTTTACTGAAGATTTAACTTTAGCAGAAATCAAAACCCTAAAAGCGATAGAAAGACTACCAGACTTACGGGGAACAGAATACGACAATGACAACTTAGAAGTTCCCACCCTCACAGAAATCATTGATTTAGTCAAACAGGTAGAAACAGAAACAGGTCGCAAAATCGGTATTTATCCAGAAACCAAACACCCCACCTATTTTGCGACTGAAGGTAAACTTCTAGACGGAACAACCCCAATTAATACCAATTTAGGGCAGTTGCTAGTTAACACCTTAGTTGCTAATAACTTTACTGATCCAAAACGGGTATTTATCCAGTCTTTTGAAGTAGGCAATCTCCAAGAACTCAATGATGTGATCATGCCAGCGGCAAGTATTGATCTACCACTAATTCAATTATATGGGGGAGCAACACAAAGACCTTATGATTTTGTAGTTAGTGGTGATATTCGCACCTACGGCAATCTTACCACTCCCGCAGAACTAGCTAAAATTGCCGAGTATGCCTCTGGAATTGGACCCAGCAAGCGTTTAATTATTCCTGCCAACACAGTAGATAATAATGGTGATGGTCAACCAGATGATCTCAATGGTGATGGCACAATTAACGAAGCTGACCGAGTTCTTGGTACTCCCACAACTTTAGTCCAAGATGCCCATGAAGCAGGTTTGCTGGTACATCCCTACACCTTCCGCAATGAAGGACTGTTTCTGGCATCAGACTACAACGGTGATCCAAAAGCTGAATATGAGCAGTTTATCGAATTGGGTATTGACGGCTATTTTACCGACTTCCCCAGTACAGGTGACTTGGTGCGTGACCAATTCGTAGGTGAAACTGTTGTTTCCAACCTTGGTGGTTCCAGAGGGTTTGAAGGGATGGCTATTAGTCCCGACCAAAAAACCTTATATCCTTTACTGGAAGGAACCGTTTTTGGTGATCCTATAGGTTCACTGAGAATCTATAAATTTGATGTCGCTTCCCAGCAATACCAAGGATTACAGGGTTTCTACCGCATGGAAAGCCCCAGTCATGCTATTGGTGATTTCACAGTCATTAATAACAATGAGTACCTGATCATAGAAAGAGATGGTGGTCAAGGTGACGCGGCTAAATTCAAAAAAATCTACAAAGTTGATTTGTCGAAAAAAGACGCTAACGGCTTTGTTGAGAAAGTGGAAGTAGCTGACCTCCTCAACATCCAAGACCCCAACGACCTCAACGGAGATGGCAAAACGACATTTGACTTCCCATTTGTCACCATTGAAGATGTATTAGTTATTGACGAAAAAACCATTTTGGTGGCCAATGACAATAACTATCCTTTCTCTGTTGGTCGTGGTCCAGATATCGACAACAACGAAATCATCATCCTCAAATTAGATCAAACCCTCAACCTAGCTGCGGGTGTAGGTCAACCGGCAAAAGACCTGGTTACAGGTTCACCAAACGCAGATATATTGATAGCTGGAACTGACTTTGATGGTATCAGTGACATAGTTTTCACAGGTGCTGGCAACGATGAAGTAGATGTTCCCTTTGGTGGTAATCGCGCAGGTGACAACCGTATCTCTACTGGTAGTGGTGCTGATATTATCTATGTGGGTAATGGCGATCGCTCTTTTGGTGGTAGTGGCAATGATGAAATAGACGCTACAGATGCCAGTAACTACCGTCTCTCTGGTGGTACAGGCAATGATATCTTCTACCTGGGTGCAGATGGTCGCGCTTTAGGTGGTGAAGGTGACGATAAGTTCTACGTCCAAGAGGGTGGTGGTAACTTAC
The genomic region above belongs to Anabaena sphaerica FACHB-251 and contains:
- a CDS encoding glycerophosphodiester phosphodiesterase family protein is translated as MIGFSSLPADSFAEGPESGNGISGNGRTGPFPGQPIQGFSGVQFADDKSFYFLSDNGYGAKNNSADYLLRIHRVDPNFQGTENGDGTVNTLGFIQLSDPDNKIPFSIVNEGTTARLLTGADFDIESFVIAKDGSIWIGEEFGPYLLHFDATGKLLDAPIPTPNTITLNTLTGEAPIVIGHRGASGELPEHTLGSYKLAIEQGADFIEPDLVSTKDGVLIARHEPMLDDTTNVAEVFGADRKTTKMLDGVEVTAYFASDFTLAEIKTLKAKMPQGFRTQVFNDLYEIPTFAEIIELVKQVELDTGRKIGIYPETKHPTFHDNLNLSLEEPLLATLEAADFTDPSRVFIQSFEVANLKELNGKTDIPLVQLLDAYDVNLDGSLQEVQPYDFVVSGDIRTYANLRTVAGLAEIATYADGIGPWKRMIVSVKGVDANNDGVADDVNGDGAVNDADKTLTAPTTLVQDAHAVGLLVHPYTFRNEGRYLASDYNGNPAEEFKQLINLGVDGYFTDFPGTGDLARDQITSSFVRSPQNPDVLAKTEFNTLDGNAPLVIGHRGASGSRPEHTLAAYKLAIADGADFIEPDLVATKDGILIARHENALAILNADGTINRTDTSTDIATRPEFADRFTTKIIDGRTIRGWFTEDLTLAEIKTLKAIERLPDLRGTEYDNDNLEVPTLTEIIDLVKQVETETGRKIGIYPETKHPTYFATEGKLLDGTTPINTNLGQLLVNTLVANNFTDPKRVFIQSFEVGNLQELNDVIMPAASIDLPLIQLYGGATQRPYDFVVSGDIRTYGNLTTPAELAKIAEYASGIGPSKRLIIPANTVDNNGDGQPDDLNGDGTINEADRVLGTPTTLVQDAHEAGLLVHPYTFRNEGLFLASDYNGDPKAEYEQFIELGIDGYFTDFPSTGDLVRDQFVGETVVSNLGGSRGFEGMAISPDQKTLYPLLEGTVFGDPIGSLRIYKFDVASQQYQGLQGFYRMESPSHAIGDFTVINNNEYLIIERDGGQGDAAKFKKIYKVDLSKKDANGFVEKVEVADLLNIQDPNDLNGDGKTTFDFPFVTIEDVLVIDEKTILVANDNNYPFSVGRGPDIDNNEIIILKLDQTLNLAAGVGQPAKDLVTGSPNADILIAGTDFDGISDIVFTGAGNDEVDVPFGGNRAGDNRISTGSGADIIYVGNGDRSFGGSGNDEIDATDASNYRLSGGTGNDIFYLGADGRALGGEGDDKFYVQEGGGNLLSGGAGADQFWILTGDLPSAANTIVDFEMGTDVLGIGGQGAGFDFSDLTLSGNSIMVGSTTVAILTGMNTTSLTAANFAFA